A genomic window from Tolypothrix sp. PCC 7910 includes:
- a CDS encoding HAD family hydrolase, translated as MTASSPTILALDFDGVICDGLIEYFEVAWRTYCQIWSPASNTPADDLASRFYRLRPVIETGWEMPVLIKALVEGIADDNILQGWVTIAPKILLDHKLQAREIAAALDNIRDEWIETDLNGWLSLHRFYPGVIDKIKATIASAVTLYIVTTKEGRFVQQLLQQEGVDLSSQEIFGKEEKRPKYEILRELIQTANQKPVSLWFVEDRLKTLQLVQQQSDLVDVKLFLADWGYNTQSEKEAAQNDQRIQLISLSRFGNSFSNWYKEVEPRS; from the coding sequence ATGACCGCAAGTAGTCCCACAATTTTAGCCTTAGACTTTGATGGAGTGATTTGCGATGGACTAATTGAATATTTTGAGGTAGCATGGCGCACCTATTGTCAAATCTGGTCGCCTGCTAGCAATACACCAGCCGATGATTTAGCTTCGAGATTTTATCGGCTAAGACCTGTAATTGAAACAGGCTGGGAAATGCCTGTTTTAATCAAAGCATTAGTAGAAGGAATTGCAGATGACAATATTCTGCAAGGATGGGTAACTATTGCCCCAAAAATATTGTTAGACCACAAGCTTCAAGCCAGAGAAATTGCTGCTGCACTAGATAATATCCGCGATGAATGGATTGAGACTGATTTGAATGGCTGGTTAAGTCTGCATAGATTTTATCCTGGCGTAATCGACAAAATCAAAGCAACTATTGCTAGTGCTGTCACCTTATATATTGTCACTACCAAAGAAGGACGTTTTGTGCAGCAATTACTGCAACAAGAAGGAGTAGATTTATCTTCCCAAGAAATTTTTGGTAAAGAAGAAAAACGTCCTAAATACGAAATTCTCCGCGAATTAATTCAGACAGCCAACCAAAAGCCAGTAAGCCTTTGGTTTGTAGAAGATAGGCTCAAAACATTGCAATTAGTTCAACAGCAATCAGACCTTGTAGATGTCAAACTTTTCTTGGCAGACTGGGGTTATAATACCCAATCAGAAAAAGAAGCAGCCCAAAATGACCAACGCATTCAGCTAATATCTCTTTCTCGGTTTGGCAATAGCTTCTCAAATTGGTATAAGGAGGTAGAGCCTAGGAGTTAG
- a CDS encoding sulfate ABC transporter substrate-binding protein — protein sequence MSLWPRPRKRSQLSIERIITRFKLNSLKGFVSMFLVGTILSVALAACSGGSNNNTATETPAASNVAANKQNVELTLVSFAVTKAAHEAIIPKFVEKWKQEHNQTVTFKQSYGGSGSQTRAVIDGLEADVVHLALAGDTQKIEKAGLIQPGWEKEVPNDGIVSKSVAALVTRPGNPKGIKTWADLAKDGVKLITADPKTSGVARWNFLALWNSVIKTGGDDAKALDFVTKVYKNVPILTKDAREATDAFFKQGQGDALINYENEIVLAEQKGEKVTSIIPDVNISIDNPVAVVDKNVDKHGNREVAEAFVKYLYTPEAQQEFAKLGFRPVDETVANTKEVADKFPKVKTLGTVKDFGGWDAINKKFFADGAVFDQIQAKNKK from the coding sequence ATGAGTCTGTGGCCGCGCCCCCGGAAGCGATCGCAACTGAGTATTGAGCGAATCATCACTCGGTTCAAACTAAATTCGCTCAAAGGCTTTGTATCGATGTTTTTGGTAGGGACAATATTGAGTGTGGCCCTCGCCGCTTGCTCTGGTGGTAGTAATAATAATACTGCTACGGAAACCCCTGCGGCTAGTAACGTTGCTGCTAACAAACAAAATGTTGAATTAACTCTTGTTTCTTTTGCAGTTACCAAAGCAGCACACGAAGCTATTATTCCTAAGTTTGTAGAAAAATGGAAGCAAGAACATAACCAAACTGTTACCTTTAAACAAAGTTATGGTGGTTCCGGTTCCCAAACTCGTGCTGTAATTGATGGCTTAGAAGCAGACGTTGTTCACCTAGCGCTAGCTGGAGATACCCAAAAGATTGAAAAAGCGGGACTAATTCAACCAGGATGGGAAAAGGAAGTTCCCAATGATGGTATTGTCTCTAAATCTGTAGCAGCACTAGTAACTCGTCCAGGTAATCCTAAAGGTATTAAAACTTGGGCTGATCTAGCAAAAGATGGTGTCAAGTTAATTACCGCCGACCCCAAAACCTCAGGTGTTGCCCGTTGGAATTTTCTGGCACTATGGAATTCAGTAATTAAAACTGGTGGAGATGACGCTAAAGCTTTAGACTTTGTCACCAAAGTCTATAAAAATGTGCCCATCTTAACTAAAGATGCCCGTGAAGCTACAGATGCTTTCTTTAAACAGGGTCAAGGTGATGCTCTGATCAATTACGAAAACGAAATTGTCCTAGCAGAACAAAAAGGTGAAAAAGTCACTTCTATTATCCCTGATGTCAATATATCTATCGATAATCCAGTTGCAGTTGTTGATAAAAACGTTGACAAACATGGTAATCGTGAAGTCGCTGAAGCTTTTGTGAAATATTTGTATACTCCAGAAGCGCAACAAGAATTTGCCAAATTAGGATTTAGACCTGTAGATGAGACAGTAGCAAATACTAAAGAAGTTGCAGACAAGTTTCCTAAAGTGAAAACTTTAGGTACAGTTAAAGACTTTGGTGGTTGGGATGCAATCAATAAGAAATTCTTTGCTGATGGTGCAGTTTTTGACCAAATTCAAGCCAAAAATAAAAAATAA
- a CDS encoding Mu transposase C-terminal domain-containing protein, whose amino-acid sequence MRQAILPKQYSSEYKLHCEWGTYGVPENLFTDGGKDFRSEHLKQIGFQLGFECHLRDRPSEGGIEERSFGTINTDFLSGFYGYLGSNIQQRPENAEEEACITLRDLQLRIVRYIVDNYNQRLDARSGQTRFQRWEAGLPALPSLIDERQLDICLMKKTRRSIYKGGYVSFENIIYGGAYLAAYVGESVILRFDPRDISTVFVYRQDSGKEVLLSQAHAIDLETEQISLEEAKAASRKIRDAGKQISNKSILAEVRDRDHWCQLKLKGSIRCNLRTSILMFLVIHHE is encoded by the coding sequence ATGCGTCAGGCAATTTTGCCAAAGCAGTACTCCTCAGAATACAAACTCCATTGTGAATGGGGAACTTACGGCGTTCCAGAAAACTTATTCACTGACGGTGGAAAGGATTTTCGCTCGGAGCATTTAAAACAAATTGGATTTCAACTGGGGTTTGAATGTCATTTGCGCGATCGCCCCAGTGAAGGTGGCATTGAAGAACGCAGTTTCGGTACTATCAACACAGATTTTTTATCTGGGTTTTATGGCTATTTAGGTTCCAATATTCAGCAACGTCCAGAGAATGCCGAAGAAGAAGCTTGTATTACGCTGCGAGACTTACAACTACGAATTGTTCGCTACATCGTTGATAACTACAATCAGCGACTTGATGCTCGTAGCGGACAAACGCGGTTTCAACGTTGGGAAGCGGGTTTACCTGCACTACCAAGTTTAATTGACGAGCGGCAATTAGATATTTGTTTGATGAAAAAGACGCGCCGCAGTATTTACAAAGGTGGGTATGTAAGTTTTGAAAACATTATCTACGGGGGGGCGTACTTAGCAGCTTATGTGGGTGAGAGTGTAATACTGCGATTTGACCCTAGAGATATATCAACTGTTTTTGTATATCGTCAAGATTCGGGTAAAGAAGTGCTGTTGTCTCAGGCACATGCAATTGACTTAGAAACCGAACAGATTTCCTTGGAAGAAGCGAAAGCAGCAAGTCGAAAAATTCGTGATGCTGGTAAGCAAATAAGTAATAAATCTATTTTGGCAGAGGTGCGGGATAGAGACCATTGGTGTCAACTTAAGCTTAAAGGAAGCATAAGATGTAATCTAAGAACATCAATATTGATGTTCTTAGTGATACATCATGAGTAG
- a CDS encoding hybrid sensor histidine kinase/response regulator, whose protein sequence is MASILVIDDEPDNFDVIEAFLSQKDYILHYAASGKEAIASLNLFQPDLILLDVMMPGTDGIEVCKQIKAMPQWQPVPIIMVTALTGKEDLARCLQAGAEDFISKPVNAVELRARVHAMLRIKQQYDKIQSLSYAQANTIKVLERTLDELRGNLVTALPHELNTPLNGIVGIIGLLMDDFENMNLAEIREFLSLADQSARNLEKLTKQFLIYLELELLAQQPQNLKPQSSYFSQNAIATALQSHAQIFHRSEDLIFAIEEAEVSISEQYLEIILHELIDNALKFSQTGTAIKISTQVNKEMLNLYIHDLGRGMTAEQISKIGAFMQFERKTYEQQGIGMGLKLVKKIVEIFGGQFSISSIYQQETTVHIALPIN, encoded by the coding sequence ATGGCATCGATTTTAGTCATTGACGATGAACCCGATAACTTTGATGTGATTGAAGCATTTTTAAGTCAAAAAGATTACATACTGCATTATGCGGCTAGTGGGAAAGAAGCGATCGCATCTCTCAACCTATTCCAGCCAGATCTAATTTTGCTCGATGTCATGATGCCGGGAACAGATGGTATAGAAGTCTGTAAACAAATTAAAGCCATGCCGCAATGGCAACCAGTCCCCATTATTATGGTGACAGCTCTCACAGGCAAAGAAGACCTAGCGCGTTGCTTACAAGCTGGTGCTGAAGACTTTATTAGCAAACCTGTCAACGCGGTGGAACTGCGCGCCCGCGTTCATGCAATGCTGAGAATTAAGCAACAATACGACAAAATCCAAAGTTTATCTTATGCCCAAGCCAATACCATCAAAGTTTTAGAAAGAACTCTTGATGAACTACGCGGTAACTTAGTCACGGCTTTACCCCACGAACTGAATACACCACTCAATGGCATTGTTGGCATCATCGGGTTACTGATGGATGATTTTGAGAACATGAATCTTGCCGAAATCCGCGAATTTTTAAGCTTAGCAGATCAATCCGCCCGTAACTTAGAAAAATTAACCAAACAATTCCTGATTTATTTAGAACTAGAGTTATTAGCACAGCAGCCGCAAAACCTCAAACCGCAATCAAGCTACTTTTCCCAAAATGCGATCGCAACAGCTTTGCAATCTCATGCCCAAATTTTTCATCGTAGCGAAGATTTAATATTTGCAATTGAGGAAGCTGAAGTATCCATCTCAGAGCAATATCTAGAAATTATCCTCCATGAATTAATCGATAATGCCCTCAAATTCTCCCAAACTGGCACAGCCATCAAAATTAGCACTCAGGTAAACAAAGAAATGCTGAATCTCTATATCCATGATTTAGGCAGAGGGATGACAGCAGAACAAATTTCCAAAATCGGTGCTTTCATGCAATTTGAACGCAAAACCTATGAACAACAAGGCATAGGCATGGGCTTAAAACTAGTGAAAAAAATCGTCGAAATTTTTGGTGGACAATTCTCAATTTCCAGTATTTATCAACAGGAAACAACGGTACATATTGCCTTACCTATAAATTGA
- a CDS encoding bromodomain-containing protein — MDFKYRWKNGSPPSRDQAAKSEHLLDESQFENEQDRSLAEDMARKHLNVPLSTADQDLSILPQAAPPEQRQK; from the coding sequence ATGGACTTTAAGTACAGGTGGAAAAATGGTAGCCCGCCAAGTCGAGATCAAGCAGCGAAGAGCGAGCATTTGTTAGATGAAAGCCAGTTTGAGAACGAACAAGACCGTTCATTAGCTGAAGACATGGCAAGGAAACATTTGAACGTACCTTTATCCACTGCCGATCAAGACCTATCTATATTGCCACAAGCTGCTCCACCAGAACAGAGGCAGAAGTAA
- the cysT gene encoding sulfate ABC transporter permease subunit CysT — MAISPSFEVDRETPGWKKFFNKLRQIPWTWRITFGYLTVMLFLPIAAMFLKASTEPPAKFWEIATSPLALATYNVTFVTSLLAALLNGFFGTLIAWVLVRYDFPLKRIIDATVDLPFALPTSVAGLTLATVYSDNGWIGSLLAPLGLKVSFTRTGVAVAMIFISLPFVVRTVQPVLQEMEHEIEEAAWSLGASQWQTFWKVILPPLFPTILTGIALGFSRAVGEYGSTVIISSNTPYQDLIAPVLIFQRLEQYDYSGATVIGMVLLIISLVLLLAINILQAWSRRYDSK; from the coding sequence ATGGCTATATCTCCTTCTTTTGAAGTTGACCGCGAAACTCCGGGCTGGAAAAAGTTTTTCAATAAGTTGCGTCAGATTCCCTGGACTTGGCGAATCACCTTCGGCTACCTCACAGTAATGTTATTTCTCCCGATCGCGGCGATGTTTCTGAAAGCGAGTACGGAACCACCTGCGAAATTTTGGGAGATAGCTACTAGTCCTCTAGCACTAGCTACTTATAACGTTACATTTGTTACCTCATTGTTGGCAGCTTTGCTCAATGGATTTTTTGGGACTCTGATAGCATGGGTATTGGTGCGCTACGACTTTCCCTTAAAACGGATCATTGATGCTACCGTAGATTTACCATTTGCCCTACCAACTTCGGTAGCAGGTTTAACATTAGCGACAGTATATAGTGATAATGGCTGGATTGGTTCACTGTTAGCACCATTGGGGTTGAAGGTATCATTCACCCGTACAGGGGTAGCAGTAGCAATGATTTTTATCTCGCTACCATTTGTCGTGCGGACAGTGCAGCCTGTACTTCAGGAAATGGAACATGAAATTGAAGAAGCCGCTTGGTCATTAGGTGCTTCTCAATGGCAGACTTTTTGGAAAGTAATTTTACCGCCTTTATTTCCCACAATTCTGACTGGCATTGCTTTGGGTTTCTCCCGTGCAGTTGGGGAATATGGCTCTACTGTAATTATTTCTTCTAATACACCGTACCAAGATTTAATTGCACCAGTACTGATTTTTCAACGCTTAGAGCAGTATGACTATTCTGGCGCAACTGTCATCGGTATGGTTTTACTGATAATTTCCTTGGTGCTGCTTTTAGCAATTAATATCTTACAAGCCTGGTCAAGAAGATATGACAGTAAATGA
- the cysW gene encoding sulfate ABC transporter permease subunit CysW yields MTVNEPSFHSTPSGKATVKPKQTKSWVPALLIGIAIAYLALVQYIPALNVFIQAFSKGIGPFFANLSKPAFLHAAWLTLLLALISVPLNTVFGLCAAWAIARHNFPGKAVVLSIIDLPFSISPVVAGLMIVLLYGRNGWFGPWLQAHDIQIIFAFPGMVLATSFVSMPFVAREVIPVLEEFGSDQEEAARTLGANDWQTFWRVTLPSIRWGLLYGLILTNARAMGEFGAVSVVSGNIADKTQSLPLFVEDAYKQYETEAAFSAAVLLALLAVVTLVLKEILERKTRIKDVE; encoded by the coding sequence ATGACAGTAAATGAGCCAAGTTTTCACTCTACGCCTTCTGGAAAAGCTACAGTCAAGCCTAAACAAACTAAGAGTTGGGTACCAGCGCTTTTAATTGGGATTGCGATCGCCTATTTAGCGCTGGTGCAATATATCCCAGCACTTAATGTTTTTATTCAAGCTTTTAGCAAAGGTATAGGCCCGTTCTTTGCCAACTTATCTAAACCCGCCTTTCTCCATGCAGCTTGGCTGACCCTGTTATTAGCGCTGATATCTGTGCCGCTAAATACAGTATTTGGGCTTTGTGCAGCTTGGGCGATCGCGCGTCATAATTTCCCTGGGAAGGCCGTAGTTTTGAGTATTATCGACTTACCCTTTTCAATCTCGCCAGTAGTAGCAGGATTAATGATTGTGCTGCTTTATGGGCGCAATGGCTGGTTTGGCCCTTGGCTACAAGCACATGATATCCAAATTATCTTTGCTTTTCCAGGGATGGTATTAGCTACATCATTTGTAAGTATGCCCTTTGTCGCCAGGGAGGTAATTCCCGTTTTAGAAGAATTTGGCAGCGATCAAGAAGAAGCCGCTAGAACATTAGGTGCAAATGATTGGCAGACATTTTGGCGTGTTACCTTACCTAGTATTCGTTGGGGTTTACTTTACGGCTTAATCCTTACTAATGCCAGAGCAATGGGCGAATTTGGTGCAGTTTCGGTTGTATCTGGCAATATCGCTGATAAAACCCAGAGTTTACCGCTGTTTGTAGAAGATGCCTACAAACAGTATGAAACTGAAGCGGCATTCTCTGCTGCTGTACTTTTGGCACTGCTAGCAGTTGTTACCCTGGTATTGAAAGAAATTCTAGAACGCAAGACCCGCATTAAAGATGTGGAATGA
- a CDS encoding NIL domain-containing protein encodes MTNKNSLTKRIRLRIPKDYHQEPVISRLVSEYGVTVNITAAILGANAVGDGWFDLELQGTDTQIQSALSYLDELSLQVWDDTNQGNW; translated from the coding sequence ATGACAAATAAAAATTCACTTACCAAACGTATTAGACTGAGAATTCCTAAGGACTATCACCAAGAACCTGTGATTTCTCGCCTTGTTTCTGAATATGGTGTAACTGTGAATATTACTGCGGCAATTTTGGGAGCTAATGCTGTTGGGGATGGTTGGTTTGACCTAGAACTACAAGGAACAGATACACAAATTCAAAGTGCCCTGTCTTATCTTGATGAATTGTCTTTACAAGTCTGGGATGATACAAACCAAGGTAATTGGTAA
- a CDS encoding SpoIID/LytB domain-containing protein has protein sequence MKFKVLLGSLLSPIKGRHWWVTLLLWVALVAPAQASVILRVAIERDVNQVKVGSSTPATVKDSTGRTLGELPAMNSFYAQAVPGGVALDKWQAGLFWIEPTGKGYVYIGDRWYRGRTLVVATEKGLSAVNWVDMEEYLYSVIGGEMDAQWPQEALKAQAIAARTYALYERERQRNRNPIYDLGDTPDRWQIYKGVSSETPTTYAAVDGTAGQVLTYQNQIILSVFHACSGGHTENVEDVWGSKEPYLRAVQDYDQNISECNWVKTFSPTEISSRISGVGNVKDVITEAFSPFQSVKVLKIIGDKGTKVLQGEDVRTALRLKSTRFRVTRGADGSFILQGLGYGHALGMSQWGAYNLARRGANHLQILGHYYQGVALTPIQAK, from the coding sequence ATGAAATTTAAAGTTTTACTTGGCTCTTTACTTTCCCCGATTAAAGGACGACATTGGTGGGTAACTTTGCTGTTGTGGGTAGCTTTGGTTGCACCAGCACAAGCATCTGTAATTCTACGCGTCGCCATTGAAAGAGATGTTAATCAGGTAAAAGTTGGCAGTTCCACACCAGCAACCGTCAAAGATAGTACTGGTAGGACTTTAGGGGAATTACCAGCAATGAATTCATTCTATGCCCAAGCTGTTCCTGGGGGAGTAGCTTTGGATAAATGGCAAGCTGGTTTATTTTGGATTGAGCCGACAGGTAAAGGATACGTTTATATTGGCGATCGCTGGTATCGTGGTAGAACTTTAGTTGTTGCTACAGAAAAAGGCTTAAGTGCGGTCAACTGGGTAGATATGGAAGAATATCTCTACAGTGTGATTGGTGGTGAAATGGATGCCCAATGGCCCCAAGAAGCACTCAAAGCCCAAGCGATCGCAGCTCGTACCTATGCTCTCTACGAACGTGAAAGACAACGTAATCGCAATCCCATCTACGATCTAGGTGATACTCCTGATCGCTGGCAAATTTACAAAGGTGTTAGTAGCGAAACTCCTACTACTTATGCTGCAGTTGATGGTACAGCTGGACAGGTACTAACCTACCAAAACCAAATTATTCTGTCCGTATTCCATGCTTGTTCTGGCGGACATACCGAGAATGTTGAAGATGTTTGGGGTAGCAAGGAACCTTACCTGCGTGCTGTTCAAGACTACGATCAAAATATCAGCGAATGTAACTGGGTGAAAACCTTCTCACCAACTGAAATTAGTTCCCGGATTTCTGGTGTTGGCAATGTCAAAGATGTAATTACTGAGGCCTTTTCACCATTTCAAAGTGTCAAAGTCCTCAAAATTATTGGCGATAAAGGTACAAAAGTTCTACAGGGTGAAGATGTACGTACTGCACTCAGGCTGAAAAGTACCCGTTTTCGTGTAACAAGAGGTGCAGACGGTAGTTTTATTCTCCAAGGTTTAGGCTATGGTCATGCTTTAGGGATGAGCCAGTGGGGAGCTTACAATTTAGCTCGACGTGGAGCAAACCACCTACAAATTTTAGGACATTATTACCAAGGTGTGGCCTTAACACCGATTCAAGCGAAGTAG
- a CDS encoding sulfate ABC transporter substrate-binding protein produces MTHKESQKSFTLPSLQTSALLLAAGLGISALLPVYAASKASQTASVNQKTQLISQNKKVEITLVSYAVTKAAYEKIIPQFVAKWKREKGQDVIVRQSYGGSGSQTRAVIDGLDADVVALALALDTKKIEQAGLIQPGWEKENPNNSIVTRSVVALETRAGNPKKIKTWSDLAKPGVKIVTANPKTSGGARWNFLALWGAIAKNGGNETQARNFVTQVFKNVVVLPKDARESSDAFYKKGQGDVLLNYENEVILAAQQGKTDTSYEVPATNISIDAPVAVVDKNVDKHGTRAVAEAFTKFLFTPEAQREFAKVGFRPVNSSVAKEVQSKFPKISRLYTVGDLGGWNTVQKKFFDDGAIFDKIQSGR; encoded by the coding sequence ATGACGCACAAGGAATCTCAGAAGTCTTTCACACTACCCTCACTGCAAACATCTGCTTTATTGCTAGCAGCAGGCTTGGGTATTAGTGCTTTGCTCCCTGTTTATGCAGCCAGTAAAGCTTCCCAGACTGCATCTGTGAACCAGAAAACTCAATTAATTAGCCAAAACAAGAAAGTTGAAATCACGCTGGTTTCCTACGCAGTTACTAAGGCTGCTTATGAAAAAATCATTCCCCAGTTTGTAGCTAAATGGAAGCGGGAGAAAGGACAGGATGTGATTGTTCGTCAAAGTTATGGTGGTTCTGGTTCACAAACTCGTGCTGTCATTGATGGCTTAGACGCAGACGTTGTGGCTTTAGCATTGGCTCTCGATACAAAAAAAATAGAGCAAGCTGGCTTAATTCAACCTGGTTGGGAAAAAGAAAACCCCAATAATTCGATTGTGACTCGCTCCGTTGTGGCGCTAGAAACCCGTGCTGGGAATCCCAAAAAGATTAAGACTTGGTCTGATTTAGCCAAACCAGGGGTAAAAATTGTCACCGCTAACCCCAAAACCTCAGGTGGTGCTAGGTGGAATTTCTTAGCATTGTGGGGAGCGATCGCCAAAAATGGTGGTAATGAAACTCAAGCTCGGAATTTTGTCACCCAGGTCTTTAAAAATGTCGTTGTGTTACCTAAAGATGCACGGGAATCCAGCGATGCTTTTTATAAGAAAGGCCAAGGAGATGTTTTACTCAACTACGAAAACGAAGTCATTTTAGCAGCCCAACAAGGTAAGACAGACACTTCTTACGAAGTTCCCGCAACCAACATTTCTATAGATGCTCCAGTAGCAGTTGTAGATAAAAATGTTGATAAACACGGTACCAGAGCAGTTGCGGAAGCTTTTACTAAGTTTCTGTTCACTCCCGAAGCACAACGTGAATTTGCGAAAGTAGGGTTTCGTCCAGTGAACTCTAGTGTAGCTAAAGAAGTACAGAGTAAATTCCCCAAGATTTCACGCCTCTATACAGTTGGAGATTTGGGTGGTTGGAATACCGTCCAGAAGAAGTTTTTCGACGATGGCGCAATCTTCGATAAAATCCAAAGTGGGCGCTAA